The window ctctCTAAAATCGAGGGGACTAtatatatacggtcaaaatcgagctTGCCCTTTTTGTGCGACTGATCGAGGCTGGAGCATGATTCGCCGAGGATCGACTCTGATTTATATCAAACTATGGTGCAGAGTTAGGTTGTCAAGCTCGAGACCCTGAGACCGTTTAAGATTGAGATCGATCAAAATCGAGACCGACCAAGATCGGGACCAAATAGATGGAGATCGAGGGTGCCGTATTGGGTAGAGTAACGGAAAGACGAAGTATTCGCAATCGGGCGAGGATCACGGTGCAGATCTAGGCAtgtatcaagaagaggccgattaattagccaTTTATGGGATTTCatactgtatttagaattgtaccaagaataggactcccctactatataaagaggtcTCATCATTTGTAAAAGGATGATCTCATTCACATTACATAAAGAAATATACTCTCTTTTTCTATCAATACTCTATTACTTTGTTCATATTTTCCAGGGAGATACTTGTTTGGTTTGTTACTCTGTTACTTTATCGACGGAACCTCTACTTGGTTCAAATATGATCAAATTCGAGGGCCAAGGCTACTTGATTTATTTGGTTTGCTATAATTCTATTGACAGTCATTTTTAATATCAATTTGTGTTTTTGATCAGTTTGTGCTAAGCAAAATTACGCATTCTTAAAATCataatacaaattcaattgttatccgtttttggGGTAAACAATGAGTAATTTGATTTCAAGAGTCACAACTTTAACAGGCAAAGCCAGCTTAGAACAACTAGTTTGGATATAcagaataactttgtaaataaaGCAACTGTCCATTTGTATGCTGGGAGAGGTATGATGAAAAGAACGCTTTCTTGTGCCCTTTCCCAAATTAAAAGAATATGGTACTTGTTAATTAACAATATGTGTTCTGTATTGTTCTTTAATTTCATCATAGAAATTCTTGTTATACAAGACTCTACTTTCTTTTGTATATGGGAGGAGTCCCCTCATAAAACTTACTCTACTTTCCATTTTCTGCACGTATTTAAGTTAGAAATTAAACAATTGTAAAGAGGAGGGGTTCTCCTTTTacaattttaaattttgtcagtTTTTAATTCTCTGGATCGGAATCTATGCTAGATCGATGTATGGTACTCAAAAGCAGTTTTGTCGTTAACCACCAACTACAGTCCCGGCATATTTCTACCTACTTCCATATGTAAATGTAGGACTTCTCTAAAAAGCGTCTATAGAGACAGGTAGGCGCTTCCCACTTTCATATGTCCTTTCGCAAGTAAATTAGTGTTATCCTCAAATATACGACTTGAGTGGGGGGAATTTTTGCAGAAACTAGGCACGTGTATTAATTGTTGAAGACTTTCCAACCTTAGCAAATTCAAACAAAGGGACAAAAAAGAACTACTAATCAGACGCTACTTAAACCTCTCCTACCCCCTTCTACCCAGCTCTGCCCCTGTCTAAattaacataaattaaaataaatgaaACATTTAATGCTCTAGACGCTACTTAAACCTCTTCTGCTCCCGTTGCCAATTTGtatctttttcctattttaaaCCATTCTCATGTTACAAATATTGTACATATGGtctatattttttgaaagaaagcaggTGCATGGCTGTTCTAGTTTAATAAAAAGATTAGTTGTAAAACTTTATGGTGAAATATCGATCTCACTCCATCCTATTCACAAGCGGTTTGGTATCTTTTGTTGTTTATACGAACTTGTTGATCAAGTTGAAGTTTatatctattttgaaatcaattaTTTATAAGTAAATCTAAGAGACATGTTCATGTGACCTTTGGGAAATATACTAATCCTGTAATATTATTTTAAAGCTTAAGCAAACCTTGCACTGTTATAAATAAACATGTTTATGCTATCCACTTCCCAATATTCCTCCTAACAATGGCTTCAACAATTCCTTTATCTCTCTTCTTAGCTTTGCTTTTTTTCTTCAGTCCCTCCATAGCCCAACCCGTTAAACGTAGAGCTCTTCTTCCAGTAACCAAAGATGCAGCCACTAAACAGTATATCACTGTTATTAGCCAAAGAACTCCTCTTGTACCCGTCAAACTAACTGTTGATCTTGGCGGACGTTTCTTATGGGTGGACTGTCAAGATAACTATGTTAGTTCAACATTGACACCAGTCATTTGTGATTCCATGTTCTGTAGACTTTCTCAAGCTGGTGCATGTTCTGGTAATTGCACTGGCTCATCACCACTACATCCTAATAAAGATTGCTTTTGCTCACATCTTGCATATAACCCTTTTTCTCGCACCAGCACTGGTACCGAGCTCAATGAAGATGTTATCACTCTCCAAGATACAAACGGATCGACACTCGGCCCATTTCTCACGCCCGGTAAGGTTGTTTTTGGTTGTGCGGATGCTTCAATACTTAAAAGTTTAGCAAAGGGAGTTAAGGGAATAGCTGGACTTGGAAATGGCTATGTATCAATTCCTTATCAACTAATTTATCGTTTCTCTAGACCCCGAAAAATTGGTCTTTGTTTGAGCTCCTCAACAACTTCTCCTGGAGTTATATTTTTCGGTTATCCAGAACCATATAATTTCCTTCCTGGCATTGATGTATCCAAAAACCTTCTGTACACACCTCTTCTTACAAACCCTATTAGTACTGCTGGATCATATTTTGGAGGGGAGACATCAACGGACTATTTTATTGGAGTTAAATCTATTAAAGTTAATGGTGAGTTGGTCCTTATAAATAACTTATTATTGCAAATAAACAAGGAAACTGGAAAAGGGGGAACAAAAATTAGTACAGTTGATCCTTACACTGTGTTAGAGACTTCAATTTACAAGGCATTAGTTAAGGCATTTACACATGCACTAACTATTCCTAGAGTTAAAAAAGTAGCACCATTTGAGATGTGTTACAAAAGGACTAGCTTACCTAGTACAAGAGTTGGACCTGGAGTTCCAACTATTGAATTTGTTTTACAAGGTAAAAAAAGTACTGAGACACCTTCGTTCCTTATCTATGGAGCCAACTCAATGGTGGCTGTGACAGATGAAGTGCTTTGTTTAGGATTTGTGAATGGTGGAGAAGATCAGACCACCTCGATTGTAATAGGAGGACATCAAATTGAGGAGAACTTGGTGCAAATTGACATTGATAATAAGAGGGTTGGTTTCAGCAATTCACTCTTATTCAGGCAAACTACATGTGCCAACTTCAATTTTGGGTCGAAACAGGGTCAAGAGTTGGGAGGATTGGAGATTATGTAAACTGTCGTGTCATTTAGTTCGTTGTGTTGTAGTAGGACATCTTTGTCCAAGTCAATGTTGTTTTTGAAGTTTATTGTCCGCTTGAATAATAATGTTGCTGTTATCCCATATCTATATATATGATGGAGAATATGGCAGcttcttttaaatcttttgtttccttgatttgcagacattttattcattttccaaattaacagtacaataagcTGAGGAAGGAGACAAAAAACTACCTAACTCCCTAATATGCTTCAGAAAGATATAAGACTATCTTTGACCCAAAAGATGAGGTGAATGCCATCAGCATTGGAATACTAATCCAAAAACGTTGAGATATGAGCTATCTATCAATGGAAAAATTCCTATCTTGAAACTAGCTACATGAATAGTACCACCTACTTCAAGGTGGATCATACGCGATGTCTATTCTTTTCTTGTTAGGTAAGAGGgtaaatgcaaaacaaaaaatgCATACAATCTAAAATGTATTACAAGAACACAATTCAAGTACATTACAACAACACTATTCTGACaagttttcattttcttttaaaaatgcatTATAATAGATTCATCAGAATTAATACAAATACTTCTTTTCTATATAAGATACCAAGTAACCACTAAAAAAGCACATCATTCATTCGAGTCCTGAACTTAATCTATTCGAACTCCTGATCTCCTAActgttggactttaagccattgggctttaaagtagaagaagtgtgaattggaaatggaggaaaataaaatggagggaaaataaaaatttgaagaagtgaacttttgtcttgcactttgtccctcattggtgagggtcaatcacatttgtgtgcttataGATAAATTCACTTCTTAAaactcttaaaaggagttgaagagaatgaaccaatttatttttggacaaaattcacTTCTCCTAACgagccgtcgtcgtcgctcggctcggcttcggcttcggctttgtc of the Nicotiana tabacum cultivar K326 chromosome 7, ASM71507v2, whole genome shotgun sequence genome contains:
- the LOC107786569 gene encoding putative aspartic proteinase GIP2, whose protein sequence is MASTIPLSLFLALLFFFSPSIAQPVKRRALLPVTKDAATKQYITVISQRTPLVPVKLTVDLGGRFLWVDCQDNYVSSTLTPVICDSMFCRLSQAGACSGNCTGSSPLHPNKDCFCSHLAYNPFSRTSTGTELNEDVITLQDTNGSTLGPFLTPGKVVFGCADASILKSLAKGVKGIAGLGNGYVSIPYQLIYRFSRPRKIGLCLSSSTTSPGVIFFGYPEPYNFLPGIDVSKNLLYTPLLTNPISTAGSYFGGETSTDYFIGVKSIKVNGELVLINNLLLQINKETGKGGTKISTVDPYTVLETSIYKALVKAFTHALTIPRVKKVAPFEMCYKRTSLPSTRVGPGVPTIEFVLQGKKSTETPSFLIYGANSMVAVTDEVLCLGFVNGGEDQTTSIVIGGHQIEENLVQIDIDNKRVGFSNSLLFRQTTCANFNFGSKQGQELGGLEIM